The Pseudarthrobacter sp. BIM B-2242 region GCTGGCCGAAGGCCATGGTGTGTCCTCTCAATGGCTGAGGCTCCTCCCGGGGTGCCGGGAGGAGCCTCGAAATACTGTTTGCCTGACTCAGGCGGCCTGTGCTGCCTTGATGGCAGACATCACGCGGTCGGTGACCTCGTCGATGCCGCCGATGCCGTCAACCTGGGTAAGGATGCCGCGTTCGGCATACTTGGCCACAACGGCCTCGGTCTGCTCGTGGTACAGGTCAAGGCGGTGGCGGATTACGGCTTCGTTGTCGTCGCTCCGGCCGGTTTCCTTGGCGCGGCCAAGCAGGCGGGCAACGAGTTCCTCGTCGTCGGCCGTGAGCTGCAGGACGACGTCGAGCTTTTCTTCGCTGTTCGCGAGGATCCCGTCGAGGTAGTCAACCTGCGCGGTGGTGCGCGGGTAGCCGTCCAGGAGGAAGCCGTTTTCGACGTCGTCCTTGCTGAGGCGGTCGCGGACCATTTTGTTGGTCACGCTGTCCGGAACGAAGTCCCCTGCGTCCATGTACTTCTTGGCTTCGATGCCAAGGGGCGTTTCGCCCTTTACATTCGCGCGGAAGATATCACCGGTGGAGATCGCCACGACACCGAGGCGCTCGGAAATACGTTCTGCCTGGGTTCCTTTACCGGAACCGGGCGGTCCAATAATCAACATTTTCGTCATCGCAAAAGCCCTTCGTAGTGACGTTGCTGTAGTTGCGCATCTATTTGCTTGACGGTTTCAAGGCCAACGCCCACCATGATCAGGATCGAGGTGCCACCGAACGGGAAGTTCTGGTTCGCGTTGATCAGTACCAGTGCAACCAATGGAATCAGCGCCACGAAGCCCAGGTACAGGGCGCCGGGCAGCGTGATCCGGGAGAGCACGTACTGCAGGTAGTCCGCGGTCGGTTTACCGGCACGGATACCCGGAATGAAACCGCCGTACTTCTTCATATTGTCGGAGACCTCTTCTGGGTTGAAGGTGATCGCGACGTAGAAGTATGTGAAAAACACGATCATGGCGAAGTACAGCGCCATATAGATCGGGTGGTCGCCACGGGTCAGGTTGTTGTTGATCCACTCAACCCACGGCTGAAGCTGTTCACCGGCTTTGGGCTGGTTGAACTGCGAGATAAGTCCCGGCAGGTAAAGCATGGAGGAAGCGAAGATCACGGGGATCACGCCGGCCATGTTCACCTTGATGGGAATGTAGGTGCTGGTGCCGCCTACCGTGCGGCGTCCGATCATGCGCTTGGCATACTGCACCGGAACGCGGCGCTGGGACTGCTCCACGAACACAACCAGGGCAACGGTCACAAGGCCGATGGCCAGGACCATAAAGAACGTGCCCGGACCCTGCGAGCTCCAGATGGCGCCCAGGGAAGTGGGGAAGGTCGCCGCGATGGAGGTGAAGATAAGCAGCGACATGCCGTTGCCCACACCCTTCTCGGTGACGAGCTCGCCC contains the following coding sequences:
- a CDS encoding adenylate kinase, whose protein sequence is MLIIGPPGSGKGTQAERISERLGVVAISTGDIFRANVKGETPLGIEAKKYMDAGDFVPDSVTNKMVRDRLSKDDVENGFLLDGYPRTTAQVDYLDGILANSEEKLDVVLQLTADDEELVARLLGRAKETGRSDDNEAVIRHRLDLYHEQTEAVVAKYAERGILTQVDGIGGIDEVTDRVMSAIKAAQAA
- the secY gene encoding preprotein translocase subunit SecY, with product MLSAFGRAFRTPDLRRKLLFTLGIITIFRLGAFIPSPGVNYQNVQQCLQNGQTAGGLYQLVNLFSGGALLQVSIFALGIMPYITASIIVQLLRVVIPRFQQLYEEGASGQSKLTQYTRYLTIALGLLNATTLVSLARSGQLLPGCALPIIPDNSIITTILLIITLTAGTGLIMWMGELVTEKGVGNGMSLLIFTSIAATFPTSLGAIWSSQGPGTFFMVLAIGLVTVALVVFVEQSQRRVPVQYAKRMIGRRTVGGTSTYIPIKVNMAGVIPVIFASSMLYLPGLISQFNQPKAGEQLQPWVEWINNNLTRGDHPIYMALYFAMIVFFTYFYVAITFNPEEVSDNMKKYGGFIPGIRAGKPTADYLQYVLSRITLPGALYLGFVALIPLVALVLINANQNFPFGGTSILIMVGVGLETVKQIDAQLQQRHYEGLLR